One part of the Peromyscus eremicus chromosome 18, PerEre_H2_v1, whole genome shotgun sequence genome encodes these proteins:
- the Tmbim4 gene encoding protein lifeguard 4, with protein sequence MADSDPCYPRSSIEDDFNYGSCVASASVHIRMAFLRKVYSILSLQVLLTTVTSALFLYFESVRTFVHESPALILVFALGSLGLIFALTLHRHTHPLNLYLLFAFTLLEALTVAVVVTFYNVYLVLQAFILTTAVFLGLTAYTLQSKRDFSKFGAGLFAVLWILCLAGFLKVFFYSETLELLLSSLGALLFCGFIIYDTHSLMHRLSPEEYVLAAISLYLDIINLFLHLLRFLEAVNKK encoded by the exons ATGGCCGACTCGGACCCGTGCTATCCCCGCTCCTCCATCGAGGATGACTTCAACTACGGCAGCTGCGTGGCGTCGGCCAGCGTGCACATCCGCATGG CCTTCCTCAGAAAAGTCTACAGCATCCTCTCTCTACAAGTTCTCCTAACCACAGTGACCTCTGCCCTGTTCCTGTATTTCGAGTCTGTGCGGACATTTGTCCATGAAAG CCCTGCTTTAATTTTGGTGTTTGCTCTCGGATCTCTGGGCTTGATTTTTGCGTTAActttgcacagacacacacatcctcTGAACCTCTACCTGCTGTTTGCATTT ACACTGTTGGAAGCTCTGACTGTGGCAGTTGTTG TTACTTTCTATAATGTGTACCTGGTTCTGCAAGCTTTTATACTGACTACTGCAGTCTTTCTTGGCTTGACTGCCTATACTCTACAGTCAAAGAGAGATTTCAGCAAGTTTGGAGCAGG gctGTTTGCTGTTTTGTGGATTTTGTGCTTGGCAGGATTCTTGAAG GTTTTCTTCTATAGTGAAACCTTGGAGCTGCTCTTGTCTTCTCTGGGCGCCCTTCTTTTCTGTGGATTCATCATCTATGATACCCACTCGCTGATGCACAGACTGTCTCCTGAAGAGTATGTGCTAGCTGCCATCAGTCTCTACTTGGACATCATCAATCTGTTCCTGCACCTGCTGAGGTTTCTGGAGGCAGTTAATAAAAAGTAA